In Luteimonas galliterrae, the sequence CCGAGCTGTATGCGGTCGTCGACGACGACGGCCGCAGCGTGCGCGACTGGCTGGCCACACATCCGGACGGCAGCGAAGACCTGCACGCCTATTTATATGGTCATCGCGATCTGGATGCGGTGCGCCATCTGTTCCGTGTCGCCGCCGGCCTGGACTCGCTGGTGCTGGGCGAACCGCAAATCCTGGGCCAGGTGAAGGAATCCTGGGCCGCGGCGCGCGCCGCCGGCACGCTGGGCAGCGGACTGGACCGCCTGTTCCAGCAGGCCTTCGCCACCGCCAAGCGCGCCCGCACCGATACGCGCATCGGCGCGCATCCGGTGTCGGTGGCCTCGGCCGCCGTTCGCTTGGCGCAAAACGCGTTCGCGCGGCTGGACGAGTCGACCGCACTGCTGATCGGCGCGGGCGAGACCATCGAGCTGGCCGCGCGCCATCTGAGCGAGGGCAAGGTCAAGCGCCTGCTGATCGCCAACCGGACGCTGGCGCATGCGCAGGACATCGCCTCCCGCCATGGCGGCGTGGCGCTGCCGCTCGGCGAGCTGGAACGGCATCTGGCCGAAGCGGACCTGGTGATTTCGGCCACCGCCAGCCGCGACACCGTGCTCAAACGCGCGCAAGTGGCCCACGCGCTCGCCACGCGCCGGCACCGGCCGATGCTGTTGCTGGACTTGGCCGTGCCGCGCGACATCGATGCGGACGTGGCCGAGCTCAAGGATGCCTTCCTCTATACCGTCGACGACCTGGAACGCGCGGTGGAAGACAATCGCCGCAGCCGGCGCGAAGCCGCGGCCGAGGCCGAAGCGATCATCGAGCTGCAAGCCGCGCGCTTCATCGAAACCACGACCGCCGCCACGCGCCATGCGCCGCTCAAGCGCCTGCGCGCGCACGGCGACAGCGCGCGCGCCGAAGCGCTGGCCAAGGCGCGCCGCGAACTCGCCGCCGGCGCCGATCCGAACGACGTGCTCGACCTGCTCGCCCACACCTTGACCAATCGCCTGCTGCACGCGCCGACCGTGGCGCTGCGCGAAGCGGCGCTGACCGGCGACGCCGAACTCGCGCGCGCCGCCGACAAACTGTTCCCGCCGACGGACGCCGACCAAGACGATGCAAGCGAACCTGCGCCGCAAGCTTGAGGCCCTGGCCGAACGGCGCGAGGAACTGGAGCGGCTGCTGTCCGATCCGGGCGTGATCGCCGACGCCGATCGCTTCCGCAACTTTTCGCGCGAATTCTCGCAGCTGGAACCGGTAGCGAACGCGCTGGCGAACGAAGCGCAGGCGCGCCGCGACCTGGCCAACGCCGAAGCGATGCGCGGCGATCCGGAAATGCGCGAGCTGGCCGAAGAGGAAATCGCCGCCGCCAGCGCGCGGCTCGAAGCCCTCGACGACGAGCTGATGTCGCACTTGGTGCCCAAGGACGCACGCGACGAAGGCGGCCTGTACCTGGAAGTCCGTGCCGGCACTGGCGGCGACGAAGCGGCGATCTTCGCCGGCGACCTGTTCCGCATGTACGCCCGCTACGCCGAGCGGCAGGGCTGGAAGGTGGAAGTCGAATCGGCCAGCCCGGGCGAGCACGGCGGCTACAAGGAAATCATCGCCCGCGTCGAAGGCCGCGGCGCTTATTCCAAGCTGAAATTCGAATCCGGCACGCATCGCGTGCAACGCGTGCCCGAGACCGAGTCGCAGGGCCGCATCCACACTTCGGCGGCGACGGTGGCGATCATCGCCGAGGACATCAGCGACATCGAGGTCGAGATCAATCCGGTCGACCTGAAGGTCGATACCTTCCGCTCGTCCGGCGCGGGCGGCCAGCACGTCAACAAGACCGAATCGGCGATCCGCATCACCCACGTGCCCAGCGGCGTCGTCGTGGAAAGCCAGACCGAACGTTCGCAGCACGCCAACCGCGACAAGGCGATGAAGCGGCTCAAGGCCATGCTGGTCGAGGCCGAGATCGCCAAGCGCGAGGCCGCGCAGGCGCAGGACCGCAAGCTGCAGGTCGGCAGCGGCGACCGCAGCCAGCGCATCCGCACCTACAACTATCCGCAGGGCCGCATCACCGACCATCGCGTCGAAGGGCTGACATTGTACGACCTGCCCAACGTGCTCGAAGGCAACTTGGATGCGTTGATCGAGCGCCTCAGCCGCGAGCACCAGGCCGATGAGCTCGCACGCATGACAGAGTCCGCATGAGCCTGCGCATCAAACGCGTTTCGACGCAGGACATCGATGCCATCGCGCCGCTGTTCGACGCCTATCGCGGCTTCTACGGCCAGCCGTCGGATCCGGCGCGTGCGCGCGAGTGGCTGCAGGCGCGGATCGATGCGGGCGAATCGGTCGTATTGCTGGCCGAAGACGGCGGTCGCGCGGTCGGCTTCACGCAGCTGTATCCGATGTTCTCCTCCGTGCACACCGCGCGCACCTGGATCCTCAACGACCTGTACGTGGACGCGGCCGCGCGCCGCGGCGGCGTCGCCCGCGCCCTGCTCGACGCCGCCGCCGATTTCGCCCGCGCGGACGGCGCGCGCGGCATCGTGCTGGAGACCACGCGCGATAACGATGCTGCACGAGCGCTCTATCGAAATGCCGGCTGGCATGAGGACGAGACGCAGTGGTATTCGCTGCGCCTGGAGTGACGGCTTTTTGTTTTCAGCCGTCATTCCCGCGAAGGCGGGAATCCAGCGACTTTGGCTTTAGCCCTCTCCCGCTTGCGGGGTTGGGTGAGGGCGCGCGGGATATCAAGTCGCCGCGTCTCGATCTGGAGAGTTCTTAACGTCACTGGTTTCCCGCCTTCGCGGGAATGACGGCTGAAAAACCCGCGACTGACGTTGCCATCCATCTTGCGCTAGGCTTACCGCATGAGCGCGGCTAACGAACCCATCGCCTTGAACCTGTGCGTGCTGACGGTGTCTGATTCGCGCACATCAGCGGACGACACCTCCGGCGACTATCTGGTATCCGTCTTGCAGGCATCCGGCCACCGCCTGGCGGAACGCGCTCTATTGCCCGACGACCGCTACCGCCTGCGCGCGGCGGTTTCGCAATGGATCGCCGATCCGGCCATCGACGGCGTGCTCGTCACCGGCGGCACCGGCTTCACCGGCCGCGATTCCACGCCCGAGGCGCTGCTGCCGCTGCTGGACAAGGAAATGCCCGGCTTCGGCGAACTGTTCCGCGCGATCTCGTTCGAGGAAATCGGCACTTCGTCGCTGCAGTCGCGCGCCTTCGCCGGCCTGGCCAACGCCACCTTCGTGTTCTGCCTGCCCGGCTCGACCTCGGCCTGCCGCACCGCCTGGGAAAAGATCATCCGCGCGCAACTGGACGCGCGCACCAAGCCTTGCAACCTCGCCACCTTGAAGCCGCGGCTGAAGGAGTGAAGATGTCGATCGATACCACCTTGCGGCTGCTGGCCAAGGCGCGCGGATACAGCGCCACCGACATCGCCACCGCCATTCCGCGCGCAGGCGTGGCTACCGTATCGGCCTGGCTGCGCGGCGAAAAGCTGCCCGGCAAGGACCAACTCGATGCCTTGGCGCGCATGTTCGGCGTGCCCGCGGGCGCGCTGCTTTCCGAACTGGCGAGCACGCTCGATCCGGCCCGTACCAAAGGCGAGCACGACCTGCTCGCCGCCTACCGCAAGCTCAACACCAAGCAACAGGGCGCATTGCTCGAAGTGGCGCGCAGCATGGCGAAACGATGACGTAGGGTGGGCCTTGGCCCATCGTCGCCATCTTTCGATGTCCGAATGCCATTGGGCGAAGCTTCGATCATTGTTCGATGCGATCGGAATGAGGGTCATGGTGGGCCAAGGCCCACCCTACGGAATCGACGGGATGAAAAAACTGAAACGCAAGGATTACGAGGAACTGCTGGAACCGATGCAGGTGGAACTGGTCGCGATGGCGCGCTGGGTCGCCGCCGCCGGCAAGCGCCTGGTGGTGTTGTTCGAGGGTCGCGATACGGCAGGCAAAGGCGGCGCGATCGATGCGATCCGCGAACACCTCAATCCGCGCCAATGCCGCGTCGTCGCCTTGCCCAAGCCGACCGACCGCGAAGCCACGCAGTGGTATTTCCAGCGCTATGCGGCGCAAATGCCCGCGGCCGGCGAAATCGTGCTGTTCGACCGCAGCTGGTACAACCGCGCCGGCGTCGAGAAGGTGATGGGCTTCGCCAGCGAGGCGCAGGTCAAGGCTTTCTTGCAGCAGACGCCGGCCTTCGAGAAGCAACTGGTCGACGACGGCATCCTCCTGTTCAAGTACTGGCTGTGCTGCGACCAGGAAGAGCAGGAAAAGCGTTTCGCCGAACGCGGCGAAGACCCCCTGAAGCGCTGGAAGCTGTCGCCGATCGATCTCGACGCCCGCGCCAGGTACGC encodes:
- the ppk2 gene encoding polyphosphate kinase 2, with product MKKLKRKDYEELLEPMQVELVAMARWVAAAGKRLVVLFEGRDTAGKGGAIDAIREHLNPRQCRVVALPKPTDREATQWYFQRYAAQMPAAGEIVLFDRSWYNRAGVEKVMGFASEAQVKAFLQQTPAFEKQLVDDGILLFKYWLCCDQEEQEKRFAERGEDPLKRWKLSPIDLDARARYADYTRAREAMLKATHDDFAPWTLVDFNDQKRGRLTLIRDLLDRLPDTHLPESKLKLTPLSGKPHKERYGVLKPIPAFDPQDD
- the hemA gene encoding glutamyl-tRNA reductase, with the protein product MPLYALGLNHQTAPVALRERVAFDAAALPAALAALRALPEVREVALLSTCNRTELYAVVDDDGRSVRDWLATHPDGSEDLHAYLYGHRDLDAVRHLFRVAAGLDSLVLGEPQILGQVKESWAAARAAGTLGSGLDRLFQQAFATAKRARTDTRIGAHPVSVASAAVRLAQNAFARLDESTALLIGAGETIELAARHLSEGKVKRLLIANRTLAHAQDIASRHGGVALPLGELERHLAEADLVISATASRDTVLKRAQVAHALATRRHRPMLLLDLAVPRDIDADVAELKDAFLYTVDDLERAVEDNRRSRREAAAEAEAIIELQAARFIETTTAATRHAPLKRLRAHGDSARAEALAKARRELAAGADPNDVLDLLAHTLTNRLLHAPTVALREAALTGDAELARAADKLFPPTDADQDDASEPAPQA
- a CDS encoding helix-turn-helix domain-containing protein, which gives rise to MSIDTTLRLLAKARGYSATDIATAIPRAGVATVSAWLRGEKLPGKDQLDALARMFGVPAGALLSELASTLDPARTKGEHDLLAAYRKLNTKQQGALLEVARSMAKR
- the moaB gene encoding molybdenum cofactor biosynthesis protein B; protein product: MSAANEPIALNLCVLTVSDSRTSADDTSGDYLVSVLQASGHRLAERALLPDDRYRLRAAVSQWIADPAIDGVLVTGGTGFTGRDSTPEALLPLLDKEMPGFGELFRAISFEEIGTSSLQSRAFAGLANATFVFCLPGSTSACRTAWEKIIRAQLDARTKPCNLATLKPRLKE
- the prfA gene encoding peptide chain release factor 1 translates to MQANLRRKLEALAERREELERLLSDPGVIADADRFRNFSREFSQLEPVANALANEAQARRDLANAEAMRGDPEMRELAEEEIAAASARLEALDDELMSHLVPKDARDEGGLYLEVRAGTGGDEAAIFAGDLFRMYARYAERQGWKVEVESASPGEHGGYKEIIARVEGRGAYSKLKFESGTHRVQRVPETESQGRIHTSAATVAIIAEDISDIEVEINPVDLKVDTFRSSGAGGQHVNKTESAIRITHVPSGVVVESQTERSQHANRDKAMKRLKAMLVEAEIAKREAAQAQDRKLQVGSGDRSQRIRTYNYPQGRITDHRVEGLTLYDLPNVLEGNLDALIERLSREHQADELARMTESA
- a CDS encoding GNAT family N-acetyltransferase: MSLRIKRVSTQDIDAIAPLFDAYRGFYGQPSDPARAREWLQARIDAGESVVLLAEDGGRAVGFTQLYPMFSSVHTARTWILNDLYVDAAARRGGVARALLDAAADFARADGARGIVLETTRDNDAARALYRNAGWHEDETQWYSLRLE